In one window of Euwallacea similis isolate ESF13 chromosome 4, ESF131.1, whole genome shotgun sequence DNA:
- the tsu gene encoding RNA-binding protein 8A: protein MADVLDINDVGDIDVEDEGDQSVLRLKEKVVTRKGRGFGANEPRDQEKVRGYESIDRGDGDEPGPQKSVEGWILFITSVHEEANEDDLTEKFSEFGPIKNISINLDRRTGFLKGYALIEYNTYDEAAAAREALNGSALLGQTIGVDWCFVKGPKKSKRKSRRH from the exons ATGGCGGACGTGTTAGACATCAACGATGTCGGCGATATCGACGTGGAGGACGAAGGAGATCAAAGTGTATTGAGGCTGAAAGAGAAAGTAGTGACGCGAAAGGGACGCGGTTTTGGGGCTAACGAGCCTCGTGATCAGGAGAAAGTTCGTGGCTACGAGAGCATAGACCGTGGAGACGGGGATGAACCtg GGCCCCAAAAGTCAGTGGAAGGCTGGATTTTGTTCATAACTTCAGTACATGAAGAAGCGAACGAGGATGACTTGACTGAAAAATTTTCTGAGTTTGGCCCGATTAAAAACATCAGCATTAACTTAGACAGACGAACAGGGTTCTTAAAAGGTTATGCCCTGATTGAGTACAATACTTACGATGAGGCTGCAGCCGCTCGTGAAGCTCTAAATGGTTCCGCTCTACTGGGACAAACCATTGGAGTTGATTGGTGCTTTGTCAAGGGACCTAAAAAGTCCAAGAGAAAGAGTCGTAGGCATTAA